The following coding sequences lie in one Heliangelus exortis chromosome 8, bHelExo1.hap1, whole genome shotgun sequence genomic window:
- the TNFSF4 gene encoding tumor necrosis factor ligand superfamily member 4, which produces MEEEPGVEPRNQDPMDQEMEAAEEEWKGWQAGQLRNILHLVSAAAQWILLLLCLIYLGVDSLRPSTPRSDKVPWTHIRYTGKSTKGVAVNLTAEVGSVQIRNGSILITCDGLYLVSLKCNIIFSDLEEEGLLNLTLCKTDNKNCRTLWERTVQESDKAVDLTTVLYLFDQDNITLWTSFNAIIEDLSFSLVLLSPFVHCRR; this is translated from the exons ATGGAAGAAGAGCCAGGTGTGGAGCCCAGAAACCAAGACCCGATGGATCAGGAGATGGAAGCTGCAGAGGAGGAGTGGAAGGGCTGGCAGGCAGGACAGCTCAGGAACATCCTGCACCTGGTGTCTGCAGCTGCCCAGTGGatattgctgcttctctgcttgaTTTACCTTGGTGTAGACTCCCTGCGGCCCTCCACG cctcGGAGCGACAAAGTGCCCTGGACCCACATCCGCTACACAG GTAAAAGCACTAAAGGAGTAGCTGTGAATCTCACTGCTGAAGTAGGCTCTGTTCAGATCAGAAATGGTTCCATCCTCATCACCTGTGATGGCCTCTACCTGGTGTCCTTGAAGTGCAATATCATTTTCTCTGACCTGGAAGAAGAAGGATTGTTGAACCTGACACTGTGTAAGACAGACAACAAAAACTGCAGGACCCTTTGGGAGCGAACTGTCCAGGAGAGTGACAAAGCAGTAGATCTAACCACAGTTCTCTACTTGTTTGACCAAGACAACATCACCCTGTGGACCAGCTTCAACGCCATCATTGAGGATCTATCGTTCAGCCTGGTGTTACTAAGTCCATTTGTTCACTGTAGAAGATGA